The genomic DNA GGCAGCTGCGTGGTCTTGCCCGAGCCCGTCGCACCGGCGACCACCACCACCTGGTTCTCGCTGATGGCCTTGGCCAGCTCGTCGCGGTGTTGGCTAACCGGCAGGTCGGGATAGGTGATGGCCGGGACGGCGGCTTGGCGGGTGAGCACCAGAGCTTCGGCGGACGCGATCTGTTCCGCGATCTTGGCGGTGTCACCGCCACGGAGATTCCGCAGGCGACGGCGCAGCCGGTCCGCGTCGCGAATGGTCAGCCCGTCGAGGCGGGAGCGCAGCTCGGCGATCGACGGTTCGGACACTCGGTCAAGGATAGGGGCTCTTGCCGCTGCTGACCGCCGTGCGTGAGGTGGTGGAATCGGTCGACGGCGACGTCATGCACCTGGACAACGACGCGTTCTGACGCCGGCCCAGGGAAGATGGTTCCCATGGCCGACTTCGTGATCCCACCCCCACCGCAGGCGTCGCTCCCGGTGAGCACCGGGCCTGAACGCTTCCCGGTGCGACGAGTGTTCTGCGTCGGACGCAACTACGCGGCCCACGCCCGTGAGATGGGCAAGGACCCCGACCGGGAGCCGCCGTTCTTCTTCATGAAGCCGGCCGACGCGGTGATCGACGCGGCGGGCACCGTCCCGTATCCGTCGCTGACTTCGTCGTTCCACCATGAGGTCGAGCTGGTGGTGGCGCTGGGTGCCGGTGGCCGCGACGTGGCACCCGACGACGCGCTGGACCTGGTCTGGGGATACGGGGTCGGCGTCGACCTCACCCGCCGCGATCTGCAGGACGAGGCCAAGAAGCTCAGCCGGCCCTGGGATTGGGCCAAGGGGTTCGACGCGTCGGCCCCGTGCACGCCGATCCATCCGGTCGACGAAGTCGGTCACCCGGAGGCCGGCGAGATTTGGCTGCGGGTCAACGGTGAACTCAAACAGCACGGCGACCTGAAGGACCTGATCTGGTCGGTGCCGGAGGTCATCAGCGCGATCTCGGCGGCCGTCGACCTCGCCCCCGGAGACCTGATCTACAGCGGCACCCCTGCCGGGGTCGGACCGATGCACCCCGGCGACGTGGTCTCCGGTGGTGTCGGAGGAGTCGGGGAGTTCAGCTTCACGGTCGGCTCAGCCGATCGGCGGCGCGCCTGACCCGCTGTCCCGCGGTCTCCACCTGGCGGGCGGTCATGGATCGCAGCGGGTGTACCGACAGGATCAACGCGACCCGACCGTCGGCATCGAAGACGGGCGCGGCAATGGTGGCCACCGGCTGCGCCTTACCTGTCATCCCGCCGGACGGCACCAGACCGATCGTGGCGAATTCCGCGAGCAGTTGATCGGTGATACCGCGAACGTGATCAGGCAGGCCGTCACTGGACAACGTGCCGACCAGCTGTGCCGCCCGGGTCAGATCCGGTGTCGTCCAGTCGATGTCGTAACCACGTTCCCGGGTCTGGGCAAGCACCTCCTCGAGGCGACCGGCCAACTCCTCGCTGAGGCCGGGCGCCCGCTCGATCCAGCTGCGTTGCTCATCTGAGCCTCCCCAGGCCGCGAACGCGACGCCGAACGGCGGTGCGTATCGAATCCGGTCGCCCGGCGCCGAGGCCGGCTGTCGGCCGGCCCCCTCGAACGCGGTGATCACCAGCTCGTCGTCGAGCCGTTCGACGACCGAGGCCGCGCAGTCGAGTTCTTGTGAAAGTCCTTGGGCAGCAATGCGAGCCGCATGCGCCAGGGGTCGGGCGGCCTCCGTTCGGGCCGCCACCACGGCCAGGCCCGGGCCGAGGGCAAACGTCTTGTCAGCAGGATCGCGGATCAGCCAGCCACGGTCGCACAAGGTCTTGAGGATGGCGTGCGCGGTGGCCTGCGTCAGGTCCAGCGCGCTGACCACATCGGAGAACCGCAACCGGGTATCGCCGGCACCCGCCAGCAACTCGATCACATCGAGCACCCGATTGGTCGGCGCCGAGCCCGCACCACGCACCCTTGACTCCGTTCTGGGGGGTTCCTACAGTCGATCTTGTCAATTCGATAGACTATCTCGAATATTAGAGAAATGGTAGGAGCGATGCGCGCAGTTGTCTTACGGGATGGCGCACTCACGGTGCGCGAGATCCCCGATCCCGTACCGGGTCCCGGCGAGCTTCTCTTGCGGGTGCTGAGTACCGCGATCTGCGCGTCCGACGTCCACTTCATGGACCACCCCGAACTCGGTCTCAACGATCCGACGGACCGATCGCTCTATGACGCGGACCGGGACGTCGTGCTGGGCCACGAGTTCATCGGCGAAGTCATCGGTCACGGGCCAGGCTGCAGCGATCAGTTCCCCGTGGGTACCCGGGCCACGTCGATCCCCATCAGGCTGGTCAACGGTGGTGCCGACGGCGCCCACATCATCGGCCAGCACCCGGACACCCCCGGGAGTTTCGCCGAACTGCTGGTGGTGGCCGAATCCATCGCCCGGCCCGTCACGGATGGCCCTGCCGGTCCGGTCTCCGACGATGCCGTCGCGTTGACAGACGCCTTCGCGGTCGGCGAATTCTACGTACGCTCGGCCAGATTGGAACCCTGCGAGATACCCATCGTGATCGGGGCCGGCGCGATCGGGCTGTCCGCGGTCGCGGCACTGGCCCGCCGCGGCGTCGAACCGATCATCGTCTCGGACTTCCAGGCCGACCGACGTGCACTGGCCTGCAAGGAGTTCGGCGCCCACGTCTCCGTCGACCCGGCCGAACGCTCACCGATGGACGTCTGGCGCGAGGTACGCGCCGAACGCAACCTGTGGGGCCCGGCGGTGGTGTTCGAATGCGTCGGAGCGCCGGGTCTGATCCAGAAGATCGTCGAGGAATCCGAGATGGGTACCAGGATCTACTGTGCGGGCGGTTGGTACACCGGCGACACCCTCGACATCACCACCGCCACCCGCCAGGGCGTGACCTTGCAGTTCGGCGGCGGGCCGTGGCCGCAGGACTGGTACGGGACCCTGGACGCCATCGTCGCCGGAGACCTGGACCCGACACCCAGCATCGGCATGGTGGTGCCACTCGACGAAGTTCCCGACGCGCTCGACCTGGCCCGCCGCTCGGCGGGACCGGCGCGAATCATTGTGCATCCGAACGGAGACCACGCATGACGACCCACGAAGACCGCCTGGACGTCATCGACGTACTGGTCCGCTACGCCACCGGGATCGACCGGCGGGACTGGCCGCTGTTCCGCACCGTATTCACCGATGACTGCGTGCTGGACTACGGCGAGATCGGCAAGTGGAACGGGGTGGACGCCGTCACCGACTTCATGGACCAGTCCCACGCCATGGCCGGACACACCATGCACAGGCTGAGCAACCACGCCATCACTGTTGACGGGGATACCGCCACGGCACGCACCTACATCGACGGACTGATCCTGGCGCAGGACAACAACTCCGGCGTCAACGCCGTCGGCTTCTACGACGACGAGTTGGTCCGAACCGCAGCGGGCTGGAAGATCGCGCGACGGGAGTTCACCGCGGTGCGGATAACCAATGTCTGACTTCGCAGATCGCTACGGGCCGTGGGCGCTGGTGGCGGGCGCCTCCGACGGGGTCGGCTCGGCGATGGCCGAGGAGTTGGCGCGTCGCGGCCTCAACGTGGTGCTGCTGGCCCGGCGACAAGAGGTTCTCGATGAAGTGGGAGCGGGCATCACGGCGCACACCGGTGCGCAAACCCGAACGCTGGCAATAGATCTGGCCGCGCCAGCGGCTGCCGGTGAAGTGATCGCCGCGACCGCGGATCTGGAGATCGGTTTCCTGGTCTACTGCGCGGGCGCCGATCCGAACTTCCAGCCGTTCCTGTCCAGCCCGTTGTCGGATGCCGAATCACTGGTGCAACGCAACTGCCTGGCGCCGATACAACTGTGCCACCACTACGCGGCGCCCATGGCGGAGCGGGGCCGCGGCGGCATCGTCATCTTCGGGTCCGGGGCCGGATTCGCCGGCGGCCCGAACATGGTGGCCTACGGCGCGAGCAAGGCCTTCGACATGGTGTTCGCCGAGGCACTCTGGACCGAACTGCATTCCTCAGGTGTCGACGTGCTCGGGCTGATTCTCGGAAAGACCGACACTCCTGCCCTGCGCAAGCTGGAACACGAGCGAGGCCAGATCGCCTCACCCGAGGACACTCCGCCGGGCGCGGCGGCGGTCGACGATGTCGTCGCGGCCGCATTCGCCAACCTCACCGAGGGGCCGACGTGTCTGGTGGGCCCCGAGATTCAGGCGGCGGCCCAGTTGATGGCCTCCGTCAGCCGCAATGATGCGGTGCGGTTCATCGCGCAGGCGGTCACTGCGGCGATGGGCTGAGTGATCGCATCATCGGGGTTCACACCATCGCACAACCCCCTGCGACCATTGCCGCACACGACAACGGCGTCGTGCGGTTCGACGCGTAGACGGTCGCAGCAGCCGCAGGGGGCTAAGGCCCGCGTACTGCCTTGCTGCTGACNNNNNNNNNNNNNNNNNNNNNNNNNNNNNNNNNNNNNNNNNNNNNNNNNNNNNNNNNNNNNNNNNNNNNNNNNNNNNNNNNNNNNNNNNNNNNNNNNNNNGTGTAGCGGGTCTGTGTCCCAGAGGTGGTCGAGGTGGGGTGGGGCAGTTCGGTCGAAGGTGCTGTCCCAGTATGCGTTCCAGTCGAAGTCCCACTCTGAATCCGGCTCGAACTCCAGGCCTGTCTCGACCACCGGCACGTCCCAGTCCGGGTCTGGGTCAAGCACCGGCACGGGCCAGAGCTCTGGGTCTGTCTCAAGCTCCCACTCCCGTTCGGGGTCGGTGTTCAGCTCCCGCACCGGCTGATCCTCGGGTGGGGCCAGGAGCAGTTCGGGGCGGTGGTGGTAGTTGATGCGGTTCTGGCCGTGGTCCAGCCCCGGCGGCGGCTGCCATTCGACCTCCCCGCGGTCGTTGATGGTGGTGGTGTAACCGCCATCGGCGTCGACCAGCCGATTGTCGGGCCCACACGCCAGGGCCATCTCATCGACGTTGGTATGCCCGCCGGCAGCCCAGTCGGCCTCTCCGTGGTGGGCTTGACAGCCGTAGGCGCCCACCGTGCAGCCGGGTTTGGTGCACCCCCCGTCACGGGCGATGAGCATGATGCGTTGGGCCGGGCTGGCGACACGGCGGGCCCGGAAATAGTTCAGGGCCGCACCGGTGGCCTGATCGAAGACCGCCAAGTAGTGACTGGCGTGGGCGCCCATGCGGATGACGTCGCGGATCGGGATCTTGGTGCCCCCGCCGCTCACCCCGATCCCGGCGCGCGATTCGAGGTCTTGCAAGGTCGTGCGGACGATCACCGCCACCGGTAATCCGTTGAGCTGACCCAGATCACCGCTCATCAACGCGATCCGCCCGATCACGAGCAGCGCGTCGTGCTGGCGTTGGGCCAGGGTGCGCTGATCGTTGTCGATCTGGGCTTGGGTGGGAGTGCCGGAGGTGCAGGGTTGCTCGTCATCCGGGTTGCACATGCCCGGGGCGGCGAACTTGGCGAACAACACCTCCCACACCGCAGCAGCTTCGGGGGTCAGATTCGCCGTCAGCTGCGTCATCGCATCCCGGCCCTGCTTGCCGACACGGACCCCGCGTTTGCGGGCACGTTCGGTGTCGTCGGGTTCGGGGCCGTCCTGGTCGAGCAGGAACAGGCGCAACTCGGCGGTGTCCTTGAGTTCTTTGGGGCCTACCCCGACCGCGACCCGGACCAGGTCGGCTTCGAACTGCTCGCGGGTCACCTGGTCGACGAATCCCGGTAGCCG from Mycobacterium sp. DL440 includes the following:
- a CDS encoding fumarylacetoacetate hydrolase family protein; protein product: MADFVIPPPPQASLPVSTGPERFPVRRVFCVGRNYAAHAREMGKDPDREPPFFFMKPADAVIDAAGTVPYPSLTSSFHHEVELVVALGAGGRDVAPDDALDLVWGYGVGVDLTRRDLQDEAKKLSRPWDWAKGFDASAPCTPIHPVDEVGHPEAGEIWLRVNGELKQHGDLKDLIWSVPEVISAISAAVDLAPGDLIYSGTPAGVGPMHPGDVVSGGVGGVGEFSFTVGSADRRRA
- a CDS encoding IclR family transcriptional regulator, with protein sequence MLDVIELLAGAGDTRLRFSDVVSALDLTQATAHAILKTLCDRGWLIRDPADKTFALGPGLAVVAARTEAARPLAHAARIAAQGLSQELDCAASVVERLDDELVITAFEGAGRQPASAPGDRIRYAPPFGVAFAAWGGSDEQRSWIERAPGLSEELAGRLEEVLAQTRERGYDIDWTTPDLTRAAQLVGTLSSDGLPDHVRGITDQLLAEFATIGLVPSGGMTGKAQPVATIAAPVFDADGRVALILSVHPLRSMTARQVETAGQRVRRAADRLSRP
- a CDS encoding zinc-binding dehydrogenase, which translates into the protein MRAVVLRDGALTVREIPDPVPGPGELLLRVLSTAICASDVHFMDHPELGLNDPTDRSLYDADRDVVLGHEFIGEVIGHGPGCSDQFPVGTRATSIPIRLVNGGADGAHIIGQHPDTPGSFAELLVVAESIARPVTDGPAGPVSDDAVALTDAFAVGEFYVRSARLEPCEIPIVIGAGAIGLSAVAALARRGVEPIIVSDFQADRRALACKEFGAHVSVDPAERSPMDVWREVRAERNLWGPAVVFECVGAPGLIQKIVEESEMGTRIYCAGGWYTGDTLDITTATRQGVTLQFGGGPWPQDWYGTLDAIVAGDLDPTPSIGMVVPLDEVPDALDLARRSAGPARIIVHPNGDHA
- a CDS encoding nuclear transport factor 2 family protein, with protein sequence MTTHEDRLDVIDVLVRYATGIDRRDWPLFRTVFTDDCVLDYGEIGKWNGVDAVTDFMDQSHAMAGHTMHRLSNHAITVDGDTATARTYIDGLILAQDNNSGVNAVGFYDDELVRTAAGWKIARREFTAVRITNV
- a CDS encoding SDR family NAD(P)-dependent oxidoreductase; its protein translation is MSDFADRYGPWALVAGASDGVGSAMAEELARRGLNVVLLARRQEVLDEVGAGITAHTGAQTRTLAIDLAAPAAAGEVIAATADLEIGFLVYCAGADPNFQPFLSSPLSDAESLVQRNCLAPIQLCHHYAAPMAERGRGGIVIFGSGAGFAGGPNMVAYGASKAFDMVFAEALWTELHSSGVDVLGLILGKTDTPALRKLEHERGQIASPEDTPPGAAAVDDVVAAAFANLTEGPTCLVGPEIQAAAQLMASVSRNDAVRFIAQAVTAAMG
- a CDS encoding HNH endonuclease signature motif containing protein — translated: MYVRIMQAGAVQAVAGLRAAFDAFAACDFASLTRAELVAVLDEYETLICQMPSVGHRMLAQLQAEATSQELGAKTWNEVLRIRWRLSTAEAGRRLGEAAELGPRRALTGEPLPAVLPVVAAAEAAGLINADHVRVLRDAVHRLPGFVDQVTREQFEADLVRVAVGVGPKELKDTAELRLFLLDQDGPEPDDTERARKRGVRVGKQGRDAMTQLTANLTPEAAAVWEVLFAKFAAPGMCNPDDEQPCTSGTPTQAQIDNDQRTLAQRQHDALLVIGRIALMSGDLGQLNGLPVAVIVRTTLQDLESRAGIGVSGGGTKIPIRDVIRMGAHASHYLAVFDQATGAALNYFRARRVASPAQRIMLIARDGGCTKPGCTVGAYGCQAHHGEADWAAGGHTNVDEMALACGPDNRLVDADGGYTTTINDRGEVEWQPPPGLDHGQNRINYHHRPELLLAPPEDQPVRELNTDPEREWELETDPELWPVPVLDPDPDWDVPVVETGLEFEPDSEWDFDWNAYWDSTFDRTAPPHLDHLWDTDPLH